The following coding sequences are from one Coregonus clupeaformis isolate EN_2021a unplaced genomic scaffold, ASM2061545v1 scaf2729, whole genome shotgun sequence window:
- the LOC121561003 gene encoding cell wall protein IFF7-like, with translation MATRTERKPSTTNTSTQAQTETQTTDMNTDTQTTATSQRQISMVTTQSSETMTEVHTSDSSTQNSTPDMALTPESTKDMIATDEDVKDDSAEDLISTLTDTSMEKTVSETSLKALIAEDEEDNNEMKDMAASASPATDNANEDAKLLELAALYDYMLTVETEL, from the coding sequence ATGGCAACTAGGACAGAGAGAAAGCCATCCACTACCAACACTTCGACACAGGcgcagacagaaacacagacaacagatatgaacacagacacacagaccactgCCACCTCTCAGAGACAGATCTCCATGGTGACCACCCAGTCATCAGAGACCATGACAGAGGTTCACACATCAGACTCAAGCACCCAGAACTCCACTCCTGACATGGCACTGACCCCTGAGAGCACTAAGGACATGATCGCTACTGATGAGGATGTGAAGGATGACTCTGCTGAAGATTTGATCTCCACCCTAACAGACACCTCTATGGAGAAAACCGTCAGTGAGACCAGCCTGAAAGCCCTCATCGCTGAGGATGAGGAAGATAACAATGAGATGAAGGATATGGCTGCCTCCGCTAGCCCTGCTACTGATAATGCCAATGAGGATGCAAAGCTACTGGAGCTTGCAGCACTTTATGACTACATGTTGACAGTGGAGaccgagctgtag